In one Paraburkholderia azotifigens genomic region, the following are encoded:
- a CDS encoding GMC family oxidoreductase produces MANANSADVVVVGSGVAGSLVAHQMALAGASVILLEAGPRLQRGQIVENFRNSPAKSDFAAPYPSTPYAPHPQYSPANNYLIQKGDYPYNSQYVRLVGGTTWHWAAATWRLLPSDFQLKKLYGVGRDWPYPYETLEPWYYAAEVQLGVSGPDASVDLGSPRSKPYPMKGLPLSYMDQRFSDVLNANGFKVVPEPVARNSRPYDARPTCCGNNNCMPICPIGAMYNGIVHVDKAVRAGAKLIAQAVVYRIEADNKGLITAVHYKDPNGNSTRVTAKLFVLAANGIETPKLMLMSTSDAFPHGIGNRSDQVGRNLMDHPGTGVAFLANESLWAGRGPMEMTSVVNFRDGAFRSQYASKKLHVSNGVPTMAIASALLRSGLTGAELDRQIRDRAARLVTINSFHEHLPEPQNRIVPSADHKDALGIPQPEIYYSINDYVKKSAAHTHELYAQIAGLFEGTEVSFDDNFAPNNHIMGTTIMGNDAADSVVDADCRTHDHPNLFIASSSVMPGAASVNCTLTIAALSLKLADKLKSEI; encoded by the coding sequence ATGGCAAACGCAAATTCCGCCGACGTCGTCGTAGTCGGCTCGGGTGTGGCGGGCAGTCTCGTCGCGCATCAGATGGCGCTCGCGGGGGCGTCGGTGATTCTGCTCGAAGCCGGGCCACGCCTGCAGCGCGGGCAGATCGTCGAGAACTTCCGCAATTCGCCGGCGAAATCGGACTTCGCGGCGCCGTATCCGTCGACGCCTTATGCGCCGCATCCGCAGTACTCGCCCGCGAACAACTATCTGATCCAGAAGGGCGACTATCCGTACAACTCGCAGTACGTGCGTCTCGTCGGCGGGACGACGTGGCATTGGGCCGCTGCAACGTGGCGCCTGCTGCCGTCGGACTTCCAGTTGAAGAAGCTGTACGGCGTGGGCCGCGACTGGCCTTACCCGTACGAAACGCTCGAGCCGTGGTACTACGCGGCCGAAGTGCAGCTGGGCGTGTCCGGGCCCGACGCGTCCGTCGATCTCGGATCGCCGCGCTCGAAGCCTTATCCGATGAAAGGGCTGCCGCTGTCGTACATGGATCAGCGCTTCTCCGACGTGTTGAACGCGAACGGCTTCAAGGTCGTGCCCGAGCCCGTCGCGCGCAACAGCCGTCCGTACGACGCGCGCCCCACCTGCTGCGGCAACAACAACTGCATGCCGATCTGCCCGATCGGCGCGATGTACAACGGCATCGTGCATGTCGACAAGGCCGTGCGTGCGGGCGCGAAGCTGATTGCGCAGGCCGTTGTCTACCGGATCGAAGCGGACAACAAAGGGTTGATCACGGCCGTTCACTACAAGGATCCGAACGGCAACAGCACGCGCGTGACGGCCAAGCTGTTCGTGCTGGCGGCGAACGGCATCGAGACGCCGAAGCTGATGCTGATGTCGACCTCCGACGCTTTTCCGCACGGCATCGGCAACCGCTCCGATCAGGTGGGCCGCAATCTGATGGACCATCCCGGCACGGGCGTCGCGTTTCTCGCGAACGAGTCGCTGTGGGCGGGACGCGGGCCGATGGAGATGACGTCGGTGGTGAACTTCCGCGACGGCGCGTTCCGCTCGCAGTACGCATCGAAGAAGCTGCACGTGTCGAACGGCGTACCGACGATGGCGATTGCTTCCGCGCTGCTCAGGAGCGGCCTGACGGGCGCCGAACTCGACCGGCAGATTCGCGACCGCGCCGCGCGCCTGGTGACGATCAACAGCTTCCACGAGCATCTGCCCGAGCCGCAGAACCGCATCGTGCCTTCCGCCGATCACAAGGATGCGCTCGGCATTCCGCAACCCGAGATCTACTACTCGATCAACGACTACGTGAAGAAAAGCGCCGCGCACACGCATGAACTCTACGCGCAGATCGCCGGTCTGTTCGAGGGCACGGAGGTATCGTTCGACGACAACTTCGCACCGAACAACCACATCATGGGCACGACGATCATGGGCAACGACGCGGCCGATTCCGTCGTCGATGCCGACTGCCGCACGCACGATCATCCGAACCTGTTCATCGCGAGCAGCAGCGTGATGCCGGGCGCGGCGTCGGTGAACTGCACGCTGACCATTGCGGCGCTGTCGCTCAAGCTCGCCGACAAGCTCAAGAGCGAGATCTGA
- a CDS encoding maltotransferase domain-containing protein, which yields MEAPHAYAPRIYFVHSPLVGRLDAWPAQFEHAAALGFDHVLIGGLFQPGQAGHAQIVSDHARLHPALATDQPAHEVLQRLAEAASQHGLTLLVDLVIDRAAADGQLYREHHDWFHPFEPEEARLDPRHARHEVNVAYANFSNEHVAAPLIDWWAHTLDTLADAGIGGFRFDSPHRVPVFAWRRLLGAVRASRHPSTRFLAATPGLIRSDIAALESVGFDAVFSSSRWWDFRAPWMLDEHAVLMRAGSPIAFPEAPYGTRLAADLEHVHDSAIVERAYRRALLTAVSTGTGWLMPMGFEYGIAEPISHTLGDAGRYASLRDSARFDLAERVRHANAIARDTWSLQTNGELRSLSGPDTHAALLLRGDERDLRDAGEAVLIATNPELGTPVRIDPARFLDGVPGGFTRFVPLGTETRSAPQPLAAFTLPPGACRLFRAVAEKPVVLAPPIDRQNTKTSGHKSVLDAIATSRVAIESVSPAVDHGRFPAKRIVGERAHVTAAVFAEGHDKIAAAVIWRAADETAWHESPMTPAQPAGNDIWEARIPLERLGRHEFTVIAWRDDFASLVDHMQKKLKADQSVDLEVEEAKHLFALALAEAETAEGSQPQQLDAIVKEFMKADTGERLAIVLAPTTAEAFAAARHRPGLSRDPVVYRIDAERAGARFGSWYEIFPRSMSDDEHRHGTFDDVTAKLPRIRDMGFDVLYFPPIHPIGIANRKGRNNTLTAGPDDVGSPYAIGGEAGGHDAVHPQLGTLDDFKRMLAAAHDHGLEIALDFAIQCSPDHPWLKKHPTWFAWRPDGTLRYAENPPKKYQDIVNPDFYARDAKPELWISLRDVILFWIDAGVRIFRVDNPHTKPFPFWEWMINDVRARHPDVIFLSEAFTRPRVMARLAKLGFSQSYTYFTWRESKRDFTEYLTELTQSNLRDFFRPNFFVNTPDINPRHLQAQGRPGFLIRAALATMLSGLWGAYSGFELCEAAALPNSEEYLDSEKYQIRAWDWNRPGNIVREITALNRIRRTNPALHTHLNLTFLPAHNDHILFFEKATEARDNVIVVAINLDPYNEQGADIELSWSTFNRWGVHDHGTIDVTDQVTGEQFQWQGRWQHVRLDPGTRPFAIWRIAPAGGLPRETVPDEAEAHRAAHDTTFNEGAI from the coding sequence ATGGAAGCTCCCCACGCCTATGCGCCGCGGATTTACTTCGTTCATTCTCCCCTCGTCGGCCGGCTCGATGCGTGGCCCGCGCAGTTCGAGCACGCGGCTGCGCTCGGTTTCGATCATGTGCTGATCGGCGGGCTGTTCCAGCCGGGACAGGCGGGCCATGCGCAGATCGTCAGCGATCATGCGCGGCTGCATCCCGCGCTCGCCACCGACCAGCCCGCGCACGAAGTGCTGCAGCGTCTCGCCGAGGCCGCAAGTCAACACGGCCTCACGTTGCTGGTCGATCTCGTGATCGACCGCGCGGCCGCCGATGGCCAGCTCTATCGCGAGCACCACGACTGGTTTCATCCGTTCGAGCCGGAAGAAGCGCGGCTCGATCCGCGTCATGCGCGTCACGAAGTCAACGTCGCGTATGCGAATTTCAGCAACGAGCATGTCGCTGCGCCGTTGATCGACTGGTGGGCGCATACGCTCGATACGCTCGCCGATGCGGGCATTGGCGGCTTCCGCTTCGATTCGCCGCATCGCGTGCCCGTGTTCGCATGGCGGCGTCTGCTGGGCGCCGTGCGTGCGTCGCGCCATCCGTCGACGCGCTTTCTCGCCGCCACGCCGGGCCTGATCCGCTCGGACATCGCCGCGCTCGAAAGCGTGGGCTTCGACGCCGTGTTCTCGTCATCGCGCTGGTGGGACTTCCGCGCGCCGTGGATGCTCGACGAACACGCCGTACTGATGCGCGCCGGCTCGCCCATCGCCTTTCCCGAGGCGCCGTACGGCACCCGCCTCGCGGCGGACCTCGAACACGTGCACGACTCGGCCATCGTCGAGCGCGCGTATCGCCGCGCGCTGCTGACGGCCGTCTCGACGGGCACCGGCTGGCTGATGCCGATGGGCTTCGAATACGGCATTGCCGAACCGATCTCCCATACGCTCGGCGACGCCGGCCGCTACGCGAGCCTGCGCGACTCGGCGCGCTTCGATCTCGCCGAGCGCGTGCGCCACGCGAATGCCATCGCGCGCGATACATGGTCCTTGCAAACGAACGGCGAACTGCGCTCGCTGTCCGGCCCCGACACGCATGCCGCGCTGCTGCTGCGAGGCGACGAACGGGATCTGCGCGATGCAGGCGAAGCCGTGCTGATCGCGACCAATCCCGAACTCGGCACGCCCGTGCGCATCGATCCCGCGCGCTTTCTCGACGGCGTGCCGGGCGGCTTCACGCGCTTCGTGCCGCTCGGCACCGAGACACGCAGCGCGCCGCAGCCGCTCGCCGCGTTCACGCTGCCGCCGGGCGCGTGCCGTCTGTTCCGCGCGGTCGCCGAAAAGCCCGTCGTGCTTGCGCCGCCCATCGACAGGCAGAACACGAAGACCTCGGGACACAAGAGCGTGCTCGACGCGATTGCGACGTCGCGCGTGGCGATCGAAAGCGTGTCGCCTGCCGTCGATCACGGGCGCTTTCCCGCCAAGCGCATCGTCGGCGAACGCGCGCATGTGACGGCCGCCGTGTTCGCGGAAGGCCACGACAAGATCGCGGCCGCCGTGATCTGGCGCGCCGCCGACGAAACCGCATGGCACGAGTCGCCGATGACGCCCGCGCAACCCGCCGGCAACGACATCTGGGAGGCGCGCATTCCGCTCGAACGCCTCGGGCGTCACGAGTTCACGGTGATCGCGTGGCGCGACGATTTCGCGTCGCTCGTCGATCACATGCAGAAGAAGCTGAAGGCCGATCAATCCGTCGATCTCGAAGTCGAGGAAGCGAAGCATCTGTTCGCGCTCGCGCTCGCCGAAGCGGAAACAGCGGAAGGCTCGCAGCCGCAGCAGCTCGATGCGATCGTCAAGGAGTTCATGAAAGCCGACACGGGCGAGCGTCTCGCGATCGTGCTCGCGCCGACCACAGCAGAGGCGTTTGCAGCCGCGCGCCATCGGCCGGGACTGTCGCGCGATCCCGTCGTGTATCGCATCGACGCCGAACGCGCGGGCGCGCGCTTCGGCAGCTGGTATGAGATATTCCCGCGCTCGATGAGCGACGACGAGCATCGGCACGGCACCTTCGACGACGTTACGGCCAAACTGCCGCGCATCCGCGACATGGGTTTCGACGTGCTGTACTTCCCGCCGATTCATCCCATCGGCATCGCCAACCGCAAGGGCCGCAACAACACGCTCACGGCGGGACCGGACGACGTGGGCAGCCCGTACGCGATCGGCGGCGAAGCGGGCGGCCACGACGCCGTGCATCCGCAGCTCGGCACGCTCGACGACTTCAAGCGCATGCTCGCCGCCGCGCACGATCACGGCCTCGAAATCGCGCTCGACTTCGCGATTCAATGTTCGCCCGATCATCCGTGGCTGAAGAAGCATCCCACGTGGTTTGCATGGCGTCCCGACGGCACGCTGCGCTACGCGGAGAATCCGCCGAAGAAGTATCAGGACATCGTGAATCCGGACTTCTATGCGCGCGACGCCAAGCCCGAATTGTGGATCTCGCTGCGCGACGTGATCCTGTTCTGGATCGATGCCGGCGTGCGCATTTTCCGCGTCGACAATCCGCACACGAAGCCCTTTCCGTTCTGGGAGTGGATGATCAACGACGTGCGCGCGCGCCATCCCGACGTGATCTTTCTCTCGGAGGCGTTCACGCGTCCGCGCGTGATGGCGCGGCTCGCGAAGCTCGGCTTCTCGCAGTCGTACACGTACTTCACATGGCGCGAGTCGAAGCGCGACTTCACCGAGTATCTGACGGAACTCACGCAGAGCAATCTGCGCGATTTCTTCCGGCCGAACTTCTTCGTCAACACGCCGGACATCAACCCGCGTCATTTGCAGGCACAAGGGCGCCCGGGCTTTCTGATCCGCGCGGCGCTCGCGACGATGCTGTCGGGCCTGTGGGGCGCGTATAGCGGCTTCGAACTGTGCGAAGCCGCCGCGCTGCCGAACAGCGAAGAGTATCTGGATTCGGAGAAGTATCAGATCCGCGCGTGGGACTGGAACCGGCCCGGCAACATCGTGCGCGAGATCACGGCGCTGAACCGCATCCGCCGCACGAATCCGGCGCTGCACACGCATCTGAATCTCACGTTCCTGCCCGCGCACAACGACCACATCCTGTTCTTCGAAAAGGCCACGGAAGCGCGCGACAACGTGATCGTCGTCGCGATCAATCTCGATCCGTACAACGAGCAGGGCGCGGATATCGAGTTGTCGTGGTCGACCTTCAACCGCTGGGGCGTGCACGATCACGGCACCATCGACGTGACCGACCAGGTGACGGGCGAGCAGTTTCAATGGCAGGGCCGATGGCAACACGTGCGGCTCGATCCCGGCACGCGGCCGTTCGCGATCTGGCGCATCGCGCCCGCGGGCGGCCTGCCGCGCGAGACCGTTCCCGACGAAGCAGAAGCGCATCGGGCCGCTCATGACACGACATTCAATGAAGGTGCGATATGA
- a CDS encoding sugar dehydrogenase complex small subunit, translated as MTDADRHAARSPRRRAWMLGAFASAAGLAFASAARYGAMPDLARVAGIAPAFADTPPPAGGGFDAFLALSGKLTGHTSFDTVHGKRAYDALSRIDNQFAQNVAALNSWIQTHGGVPSDTVTQALQAEQPHLAKTVSAITRAWYLGLVGDMPNVQVIAYERALMFEPVKDILTIPSYCRDVPFYWTQKPANA; from the coding sequence ATGACAGATGCTGATCGACACGCTGCCCGCTCGCCGCGCCGCCGGGCATGGATGCTCGGTGCGTTCGCATCGGCTGCCGGCCTCGCGTTTGCGTCGGCGGCACGCTATGGCGCGATGCCGGACCTTGCACGCGTCGCAGGTATCGCGCCCGCGTTCGCCGACACGCCACCTCCCGCCGGCGGCGGTTTCGACGCATTCCTCGCGCTCTCGGGCAAGCTCACGGGACACACCAGCTTCGACACCGTGCACGGCAAGCGCGCCTACGACGCGCTGTCACGCATCGACAACCAGTTCGCGCAGAACGTCGCCGCGCTCAACAGCTGGATCCAGACGCACGGCGGCGTGCCGTCCGATACCGTCACGCAGGCCTTGCAGGCCGAGCAGCCGCATCTCGCGAAGACCGTCAGCGCGATTACGCGCGCGTGGTATCTCGGCCTCGTCGGCGACATGCCGAACGTGCAGGTGATCGCGTACGAGCGCGCGCTGATGTTCGAGCCCGTGAAGGACATTCTCACGATCCCGTCGTATTGCCGCGACGTGCCGTTTTACTGGACGCAGAAGCCCGCGAATGCTTAA
- a CDS encoding DUF1345 domain-containing protein — MSVYPQVLRNRPRMVTGLVAGVVMGFVLTGVHMRPMIRVLVSWDVAVWTYLALMWIEMALADHDRVRDIAQREDENAVVVLGIVCLATVASVVAIVLELASSKGSTGLSHYIVTAVTLIGAWFLIPTIFTLHYARLHFAAGQQETALKFPDHKLDPNYWDFLYFSFTIAVASQTSDVVLRSTGVRRATLAQSVLSFYFNVAVLGLCINMAAGLLGS, encoded by the coding sequence ATGAGCGTCTATCCGCAGGTGTTGCGCAACCGGCCGCGCATGGTCACGGGCCTCGTCGCAGGCGTGGTAATGGGCTTCGTGCTCACAGGCGTGCACATGCGTCCGATGATCCGCGTGCTCGTCTCGTGGGACGTCGCTGTGTGGACCTATCTCGCCCTGATGTGGATCGAGATGGCGCTCGCCGATCACGACCGCGTGCGCGACATCGCCCAGCGCGAGGACGAGAACGCCGTCGTCGTGCTCGGCATCGTCTGTCTGGCGACGGTGGCGAGCGTCGTCGCGATCGTGCTGGAACTGGCGTCGTCGAAAGGCAGCACGGGGCTGTCGCACTACATCGTGACCGCCGTCACGCTGATCGGCGCATGGTTCCTGATACCGACCATCTTCACGCTGCACTACGCCCGCCTGCACTTCGCGGCCGGCCAGCAGGAAACGGCGCTCAAGTTCCCCGACCACAAGCTCGATCCGAACTACTGGGACTTCCTGTATTTCTCGTTCACGATCGCCGTCGCGTCGCAGACATCGGACGTCGTGCTGCGCTCGACCGGGGTGCGCCGCGCGACGCTCGCGCAGTCGGTGCTGTCGTTCTACTTCAACGTCGCCGTACTCGGGCTGTGCATCAACATGGCGGCGGGCCTGCTCGGGTCGTAG
- the treS gene encoding maltose alpha-D-glucosyltransferase: MKRDDSAESTSQAHITDTTAEAAPSKPHAARRGKVSTLSDDPLWYKDAIIYQVHIKSFFDANNDGVGDFPGLIAKLDYIAELGVSAIWLLPFYPSPRRDDGYDIADYRNVHPDYGTIADVKRFIQEAHARGLRVITELVINHTSDQHPWFQRARRAKPGSNHRNYYVWSDTDKKYEQTRIIFIDTEPSNWTHDPVAGQYFWHRFYAHQPDLNFDNPAVMREVLQVMRFWLDLGIDGLRLDAVPYLVEREGTNNENLPETHAILKKIRATIDAEYPNRMLLAEANQWPEDVQEYFGNEDECHMAFHFPLMPRIYMSIASEDRFPITDIMKQTPDLAETNQWAIFLRNHDELTLEMVTDSERDYLWNTYASDRRARLNLGIRRRLAPLMERDRRRIELINSLLLSMPGTPVIYYGDELGMGDNIHLGDRDGVRTPMQWSSDRNGGFSRADPEQLVLPPVMGALYGFDAVNVEAQNRDPHSLLNWTRRMLATRRSKHTFGRGTIRFLKPNNRKILAYLRELPGEPPILCVANLSRAPQAVELDLSEFNGATPIEMTADSVFPRIGQLTYLLTFPPYGFLWFLLCEGQSRPTWSQPPSEPLPDFVTIVIREGQSGPTPENVRLLESEVLPSWLGRRRWFASKDQKMHAVRLAALTTIPEAGFAFTEIEADVGDHTERYVLPIAITWGADTTTPLFMQLALARVRRGRTVGHLTDAFALPQFAYGTLRKLRERASVPTVQKSTIQFIPTDRFAELELGDQPEIRWLAAEQSNSSLVIADKVVLKLVRRLLKGVHPEAEMTRYLTQLNYANTAPLVGEVVRVDPDNVPHTLCILQGFVDNQGDAWNWALDTLRRSIDELALVMDGGADANQQNQDRVNEEEAIEGYASYMGTIGKRLGELHVALATPSDNPAFNPEPADAQQVQAWIDGTQKLLATALDLLQKNVDHLGEDAALLGHSILDRKARLVEAVSNLVTPDAHALRTRIHGDFHLGQVLVSQGDAFLIDFEGEPARELEERRAKSSPLRDVAGLLRSLSYASAAAQSTMEAAPQMTADRKRVLFERFRAAAAEAFLDEYRAATQAAAQPLVAPEHEQALLDLFLIEKAAYEIRYEAANRPTWLSLPVRGLAALTSRLLGDTGAGPHSPSAASTPPEGSEGDYE; this comes from the coding sequence ATGAAACGTGACGATTCCGCAGAAAGCACGTCGCAGGCCCATATCACCGACACGACGGCGGAAGCCGCGCCATCCAAACCGCACGCGGCGCGGCGCGGCAAGGTGTCGACGCTCTCCGACGATCCGCTCTGGTACAAGGACGCGATCATCTATCAGGTGCACATCAAGTCGTTCTTCGATGCGAACAACGACGGCGTCGGCGATTTCCCCGGCCTGATCGCGAAGCTCGACTACATCGCGGAACTGGGCGTGAGCGCGATCTGGCTGCTGCCGTTCTATCCATCGCCGCGCCGCGACGACGGATACGACATCGCCGACTATCGCAACGTGCATCCCGACTACGGCACGATCGCCGACGTCAAGCGCTTCATTCAGGAAGCGCACGCGCGCGGGCTGCGCGTGATCACCGAACTCGTCATCAACCACACGTCGGACCAGCATCCGTGGTTCCAGCGGGCGCGCCGCGCGAAGCCCGGCTCGAATCATCGCAACTACTACGTGTGGTCGGACACGGACAAGAAGTACGAGCAGACGCGCATCATCTTCATCGACACGGAGCCGTCGAACTGGACGCACGATCCCGTCGCGGGCCAGTACTTCTGGCACCGCTTCTATGCGCACCAGCCCGACCTGAATTTCGACAACCCTGCGGTGATGCGCGAAGTGCTGCAGGTGATGCGCTTCTGGCTCGATCTGGGCATCGACGGTCTGCGGCTGGATGCCGTGCCGTATCTCGTCGAACGCGAAGGCACGAACAACGAGAACCTGCCCGAAACGCACGCCATTCTGAAGAAGATCCGCGCGACCATCGACGCCGAGTATCCGAACCGGATGCTGCTCGCTGAAGCGAACCAGTGGCCGGAAGACGTGCAGGAATACTTCGGCAACGAAGACGAATGCCATATGGCGTTCCACTTCCCGCTGATGCCGCGCATCTACATGTCGATCGCGAGCGAAGACCGCTTCCCGATCACCGACATCATGAAGCAGACACCGGATCTCGCCGAAACGAACCAGTGGGCGATCTTCCTGCGCAATCACGATGAACTCACGCTCGAAATGGTCACCGACTCCGAGCGCGATTACTTATGGAACACCTATGCGAGCGACCGCCGTGCGCGCCTGAATCTCGGCATCCGCCGGCGTCTCGCGCCGCTGATGGAACGCGACCGCCGCCGCATCGAGCTGATCAATTCGCTGCTGCTGTCGATGCCGGGCACGCCCGTCATCTATTACGGCGACGAACTCGGCATGGGCGACAACATTCACCTCGGCGATCGCGACGGCGTGCGCACGCCGATGCAGTGGTCGTCTGACAGAAACGGCGGCTTCTCGCGCGCCGATCCCGAACAGCTCGTGCTGCCGCCCGTGATGGGCGCGCTGTACGGCTTCGACGCCGTCAACGTCGAAGCACAGAACCGCGACCCGCATTCGCTGCTGAACTGGACGCGCCGCATGCTCGCGACGCGCCGCTCGAAACACACGTTCGGACGCGGCACGATCCGTTTCCTGAAGCCGAACAATCGCAAGATTCTCGCGTATCTGCGCGAACTGCCCGGTGAGCCGCCCATCCTGTGCGTCGCGAACCTGTCGCGCGCACCGCAGGCGGTCGAACTCGACCTGTCCGAATTCAACGGCGCGACACCGATCGAAATGACGGCGGATTCCGTGTTCCCGCGCATCGGCCAGTTGACCTATCTGCTGACGTTCCCGCCGTACGGCTTCCTGTGGTTCCTTCTTTGCGAAGGCCAGAGCCGTCCGACATGGAGCCAGCCGCCGTCCGAGCCGCTGCCCGATTTCGTGACCATCGTGATCCGCGAAGGCCAGTCAGGGCCGACGCCGGAGAACGTGCGGCTGCTCGAATCGGAAGTGTTGCCGTCCTGGCTGGGACGCCGCCGCTGGTTCGCATCGAAGGATCAGAAGATGCACGCCGTGCGGCTCGCCGCGCTCACGACGATCCCCGAAGCAGGCTTCGCATTCACGGAAATCGAAGCGGATGTCGGCGACCACACCGAACGCTACGTATTGCCCATCGCGATCACGTGGGGCGCCGATACGACCACGCCGCTCTTCATGCAGCTCGCGCTTGCGCGCGTGCGCCGCGGCCGCACCGTCGGCCATCTGACGGACGCGTTCGCGCTGCCGCAATTCGCATACGGCACGTTGCGCAAGCTGCGCGAGCGCGCCTCCGTGCCGACCGTGCAGAAAAGCACGATCCAGTTCATTCCGACCGACCGTTTCGCCGAACTCGAACTGGGCGATCAGCCCGAAATCCGCTGGCTCGCGGCGGAACAGAGCAACAGCTCGCTCGTGATCGCCGACAAGGTGGTGCTGAAACTCGTGAGGCGCCTGCTGAAAGGCGTGCATCCGGAAGCGGAAATGACCCGCTATCTGACGCAGCTCAATTACGCGAACACGGCGCCGCTGGTCGGCGAAGTGGTGCGCGTCGATCCGGATAACGTGCCGCATACGCTGTGCATCCTGCAAGGCTTCGTCGACAACCAGGGCGACGCGTGGAACTGGGCGCTCGACACGCTGCGCCGTTCGATCGACGAACTCGCGCTCGTGATGGACGGCGGCGCCGACGCGAACCAGCAGAATCAGGACCGCGTGAACGAGGAGGAGGCGATCGAAGGCTACGCGTCGTACATGGGCACCATCGGCAAGCGGCTCGGCGAGCTGCACGTCGCGCTCGCGACGCCGTCCGACAACCCCGCGTTCAATCCCGAGCCTGCCGACGCACAGCAGGTTCAGGCGTGGATCGACGGCACGCAGAAGCTGCTCGCGACCGCGCTCGACCTGCTCCAGAAGAACGTCGATCACCTCGGCGAGGACGCGGCGCTGCTCGGCCACAGCATTCTCGATCGCAAGGCCAGGCTGGTCGAAGCGGTGTCGAACCTCGTGACGCCCGATGCGCATGCGCTGCGCACGCGCATTCACGGCGACTTCCATCTGGGCCAGGTGCTGGTATCGCAAGGCGACGCATTCCTGATCGACTTCGAAGGCGAGCCCGCTCGCGAACTCGAAGAGCGGCGCGCGAAGTCGAGCCCGTTGCGCGACGTCGCGGGGCTGCTGCGTTCGCTGTCGTATGCGAGCGCAGCCGCGCAATCGACGATGGAAGCCGCGCCGCAAATGACGGCCGACCGCAAGCGCGTGCTGTTCGAACGCTTCCGCGCCGCCGCCGCCGAAGCGTTTCTCGACGAGTACCGCGCCGCGACGCAGGCCGCCGCGCAGCCGCTCGTTGCGCCGGAACACGAACAGGCGTTGCTCGATCTGTTCCTGATCGAGAAGGCCGCCTATGAAATCCGCTATGAGGCAGCCAATCGCCCGACGTGGCTCAGCTTGCCGGTGCGCGGACTCGCCGCGCTGACGAGCCGCCTGCTCGGCGACACGGGCGCAGGGCCGCATTCGCCGTCGGCTGCTTCGACGCCTCCTGAAGGATCAGAGGGTGACTATGAGTGA